The following coding sequences are from one Nicotiana tomentosiformis chromosome 3, ASM39032v3, whole genome shotgun sequence window:
- the LOC138907899 gene encoding uncharacterized protein, which yields MTAPGFQEVMGCMMWFIDSMMLTGLFPQDPTTSQYKPPSEREELRGQFERLRQGHIFVIDYEARFTDLSRHAAITLPTDAERVLRFIAGLHPEIHVFMAREAEMGTPFHQGSTSGYSGHQGQTSSQQSTDPRDCFECGELGHVKRFCPKLRGKAEKQDHQPTLIAPATTLPARSVRGGGQVGRGRPRGGGHSGGTLSRFYAFLARTEAVASDAVITCTISVFNRDASVLFDPGPTYSYVSSLFAPYLDVSRKSLGIPVYVSMTMGDSIDVDRVYRSCMVTFCGFETRAGLLLLDMVEFEVILGMDWLSPYHAILHCYAKTVTLAMPEFPKLE from the exons AtgactgcaccgggatttcaggaggtcatgggatGTATGATGTGGTTTATAGACTCTATGATGCTGACTGGTTTATTTCCACaggacccaaccacatctcag TACAAACCACCTTCGGAGAGAGAGGAGCTTCGGGGTCAGTTTGAGCGACTCCGTCAGGGTCATATATTTGTGATTGACTATGAGGCAAGATTCACTGACTTGTCTCGCCATGCAGCTATTACACTCCCCACAGACGCAGAGAGGGTACTGAGGTTCATTGCAGGTCTGCACCCTGAGATTCACGTTTTTATGGCCCGTGAGGCAGAGATGGGGACTCCCTTTCATCAG ggttccaccagtgggtattcaggccatcagggtcagacttcaagtCAGCAGTCCACTGATCCGAGagattgtttcgagtgcggggagctTGGCCatgtgaagaggttttgtcccaaaCTTCGGGGTAAGGCCGAGAAACAGGACCATCAGCCCACGCTTATCGCACCAGCTACCACACTGCCCGCCAGGTCGGtcagaggtggagggcaggtgggtaggggtcgccctagggGTGGAGGCCACTCAGGTGGCACTCTgtctagattctatgctttcctCGCCAGGACAGAAGCAGTCGCctccgatgcagtgatcacatgtactaTTTCTGTCTTCAATAgggatgcctcggtattatttgatccaggaccAACTTATTCCtatgtttcatctctatttgctccttaTCTAGATGTATCTCGCAAGTCCTTGGGcattcctgtatatgtgtccatgacAATGGGTGATTCTATTGATGTGGATCGGGTCTACCGATCTTGTATGGTGACTTTTTGTGGGTTTGAGACCAGAGCAGGTCTTCTATTGCTTGATATGGTTGAATTCGAGGTTatcctgggtatggactggttgtctccataccATGCCATTCTTCATTGCTATgctaagactgttaccttagcgatgcctGAGTTTCCCAAATTAGAGTAG